In a genomic window of Thermoanaerobaculales bacterium:
- a CDS encoding NAD(P)H-dependent oxidoreductase gives MILVISGTNRPGARTLAVARAVERVLREAGEPVQLLDLAHLPPELFAPSSYAAKPVNFEPFQRAVLGSHGILAVVPEYNGSYPGVLKYFIDMLRFPESLHDKPAAFVGVATGRWGALRAVEQLEMVFAYRHAHLYGRRVFLPAIGELLDGAGQLTDPELLDRLRVMVLGFAAFCRNLRATRD, from the coding sequence ATGATTCTCGTCATTTCGGGGACCAACCGTCCGGGAGCCCGGACGCTGGCCGTCGCCCGCGCCGTTGAGCGGGTGCTGCGCGAGGCCGGCGAGCCGGTGCAGCTGCTCGACCTCGCCCACCTTCCCCCGGAGCTTTTCGCGCCGTCGTCCTACGCCGCCAAGCCGGTCAACTTCGAGCCGTTCCAGCGCGCGGTCCTGGGCTCCCACGGCATCCTCGCCGTGGTGCCCGAGTACAACGGCTCCTACCCGGGGGTGCTGAAGTACTTCATCGACATGCTGCGGTTTCCCGAGAGCCTGCACGACAAGCCCGCCGCCTTCGTGGGCGTCGCCACCGGCCGCTGGGGAGCCCTGCGGGCGGTCGAGCAGCTCGAGATGGTGTTCGCGTACCGCCACGCCCACCTCTACGGCCGGCGCGTCTTCCTGCCCGCGATCGGCGAGCTCCTCGACGGCGCCGGACAGCTGACCGATCCGGAGCTGCTCGACCGGCTGCGGGTGATGGTCCTCGGCTTCGCGGCCTTCTGCCGCAACCTGCGGGCGACGCGCGACTGA